The Tistrella mobilis genome window below encodes:
- a CDS encoding valine--tRNA ligase, with protein sequence MLDKTFRPQEAEAPIYEGWRRSGAFRADVRSGADPYTIMMPPPNVTGSLHIGHALTFTIQDALIRYRRMTGRDTLWQPGTDHAGIATQMVVERQLAEQGITRNDVGRDGLIDRIWTWKEQSGGRILDQLTRLGASADWPRERFTMDPAFSAAVRKVFVTLYKQGLIYRDKRLVNWDPKLKTAISDLEVEPKEVKGNYWHLRYPLADGSGRHIVVATTRPETMLGDTAVAVHPDDERYADLVGKEILLPLTGRRIPIVADTYSDPEKGSGAVKITPAHDFNDFEVGRRHGLAMINVLDADACIVDEPVIPAAYRGLDRFKARERIVADMEAAGLLEGIEPVTHTVPYGDRSGVVIEPWLTDQWYVDAPRLAIPAVEAVETGKTVFVPKQWENTYFEWMRNIQPWCVSRQIWWGHRVPAWYGPDGTVFVEETETEAKAAAAAHYGETVELTQDSDVLDTWFSSALWPFGTLGWPEQTPELDRYYPGDVLVTGFDIIFFWVARMMMMGLHFMGDVPFRTVYIHALVRDEKGQKMSKSKGNVIDPIDLIDKYGADAVRFTLLALAAQGRDVKLAEARVAGYRNFSTKLWNAARFAEMNGAESVEGFDPAAVSHVLNRWIVGEAARATQAVTEAMEAFRFNEAAQAAYRFTWDIVCDWYVELAKPILQGGESAALAETRATLAWVLDQILLLLHPMMPFMTEQLWETRPGSRTPAQAITGAWPVLAPATLADPAADAEIGWLIEAVSAVRSVRSELNVPPAAKVPVLFRNASEVTRNRAATHGDALARLARAERIEFVDGEVAGTVETIVNGEVVLLPIADVIDAAVEIKRLEGEITKLDRDIAGIDKRLDNPAFVAKAPEEVVEENRERRAQAVADREALSKALARVQAMRKA encoded by the coding sequence ATGCTGGACAAGACCTTCAGGCCTCAAGAGGCCGAGGCGCCGATTTACGAGGGCTGGCGCAGGAGCGGGGCCTTCCGCGCCGATGTGCGCTCGGGGGCGGACCCGTACACGATCATGATGCCGCCGCCGAACGTCACCGGCAGCCTGCATATCGGCCATGCGTTGACCTTCACCATCCAGGATGCGCTGATCCGCTATCGGCGCATGACCGGGCGCGACACGCTGTGGCAGCCCGGCACGGACCATGCGGGCATTGCGACCCAGATGGTCGTGGAACGCCAGCTGGCCGAGCAGGGCATCACCCGCAACGATGTCGGCCGCGACGGTCTGATCGACCGGATCTGGACGTGGAAGGAGCAGTCGGGCGGTCGTATTCTGGATCAGCTCACCCGGCTTGGCGCCTCGGCCGACTGGCCCCGCGAACGTTTCACCATGGACCCGGCCTTCTCGGCTGCGGTGCGCAAGGTGTTCGTCACCCTCTACAAGCAGGGGCTGATCTACCGCGACAAGCGGCTGGTCAACTGGGATCCGAAGCTCAAGACCGCGATCTCGGACCTGGAGGTCGAGCCGAAGGAAGTGAAGGGCAATTACTGGCACCTGCGCTACCCGCTGGCCGACGGCTCGGGCCGCCACATCGTGGTCGCGACCACGCGTCCCGAGACCATGCTGGGCGATACCGCGGTTGCGGTGCATCCCGATGACGAGCGCTATGCCGATCTGGTCGGCAAGGAGATCCTGCTGCCGCTGACCGGCCGGCGGATCCCGATCGTCGCCGACACCTATTCCGACCCCGAGAAGGGGTCGGGCGCGGTGAAGATCACGCCGGCACATGATTTCAACGACTTCGAGGTCGGCCGGCGTCATGGTCTCGCCATGATCAACGTGCTCGATGCCGATGCCTGCATCGTCGATGAACCGGTGATTCCGGCCGCCTATCGCGGTCTGGACCGGTTCAAGGCGCGCGAGCGGATCGTTGCCGACATGGAGGCAGCAGGTCTGCTGGAGGGGATCGAGCCGGTCACCCACACCGTCCCATACGGCGACCGTTCGGGCGTGGTCATCGAACCCTGGCTGACCGATCAGTGGTATGTCGATGCGCCCAGGCTCGCCATCCCGGCGGTCGAGGCGGTGGAGACCGGCAAGACCGTCTTTGTGCCGAAGCAGTGGGAGAACACCTATTTCGAGTGGATGCGCAACATCCAGCCCTGGTGCGTGTCGCGCCAGATCTGGTGGGGCCATCGCGTGCCGGCCTGGTACGGGCCGGACGGCACGGTGTTCGTCGAAGAAACCGAGACCGAGGCCAAGGCGGCAGCGGCCGCTCATTATGGCGAGACCGTCGAACTCACCCAGGACAGCGACGTGCTCGACACCTGGTTCAGCTCGGCGCTCTGGCCCTTCGGCACGCTCGGCTGGCCGGAACAGACCCCGGAGCTTGACCGCTATTACCCGGGCGACGTCCTGGTGACCGGCTTCGACATCATCTTCTTCTGGGTTGCCCGGATGATGATGATGGGCCTGCATTTCATGGGCGATGTGCCGTTCCGCACCGTCTACATCCACGCTCTGGTCCGCGATGAAAAGGGCCAGAAGATGTCGAAGTCGAAGGGGAACGTCATCGACCCCATCGACCTGATCGACAAATACGGCGCGGATGCCGTGCGTTTCACCCTGCTGGCGCTGGCCGCCCAGGGCCGCGACGTCAAGCTCGCGGAAGCGCGCGTCGCCGGCTATCGCAACTTCTCGACCAAGCTCTGGAACGCGGCGCGCTTCGCCGAGATGAACGGGGCCGAGAGCGTCGAGGGCTTCGATCCTGCCGCGGTCAGCCATGTGCTGAACCGCTGGATCGTGGGCGAGGCGGCGCGGGCGACCCAGGCCGTCACCGAGGCGATGGAGGCGTTCCGCTTCAACGAGGCGGCCCAGGCTGCCTATCGCTTCACCTGGGACATCGTCTGCGACTGGTATGTCGAGCTGGCGAAGCCGATCCTGCAGGGCGGGGAGAGCGCGGCCCTGGCCGAGACCCGGGCAACGCTGGCCTGGGTGCTGGATCAGATCCTGCTGCTGCTCCATCCCATGATGCCGTTCATGACCGAGCAGCTCTGGGAGACCCGCCCCGGCAGCCGGACACCTGCGCAGGCGATCACGGGCGCCTGGCCGGTGCTTGCTCCGGCAACGCTCGCCGACCCGGCAGCCGATGCCGAGATCGGCTGGCTGATCGAGGCGGTTTCCGCCGTGCGTAGCGTGCGCTCGGAACTGAACGTGCCGCCGGCCGCCAAGGTGCCGGTGCTGTTCCGGAACGCGTCCGAGGTGACCCGCAACCGTGCCGCGACCCACGGCGATGCGCTGGCCCGCCTGGCCCGTGCCGAGCGGATCGAGTTCGTCGACGGCGAAGTGGCGGGCACGGTCGAGACGATCGTGAACGGCGAGGTGGTGCTGCTGCCGATCGCCGACGTCATCGACGCCGCTGTCGAGATCAAGCGTCTGGAAGGCGAAATCACCAAGCTCGACCGCGACATCGCTGGCATCGACAAGCGGCTCGACAACCCGGCTTTTGTCGCCAAGGCGCCGGAAGAGGTGGTGGAGGAGAATCGCGAGCGGCGCGCCCAGGCGGTTGCCGATCGCGAGGCCCTGTCGAAGGCACTGGCGCGCGTCCAGGCGATGCGCAAGGCCTGA
- a CDS encoding protein-L-isoaspartate O-methyltransferase has protein sequence MHDYSDARRNMVLSQLLTNKVTDERVIEAMGAVPRERFVPASHRAVAYVDEDVAVGHGRFLMEPMLFARLLQAADVKSHEAVLDVACATGYSTAVLARLASAVVALEDQPELAEQAGELLDQLGVSNAAVVSGPVAEGYAAQAPYDVIVVEGALEVEPKALLDQLADGGRLVAVMNDEGRVGRATIFTNYAGAIARRTLFDASTPHIAAFRKKVGFVF, from the coding sequence ATGCACGACTACAGCGATGCCCGCCGCAACATGGTGCTGAGCCAGCTCCTCACCAACAAGGTCACCGACGAGCGCGTGATCGAAGCCATGGGCGCGGTTCCGCGCGAACGCTTCGTCCCCGCGAGCCATCGGGCCGTGGCCTATGTCGACGAGGACGTGGCGGTCGGCCATGGCCGTTTCCTGATGGAGCCGATGCTGTTTGCGCGGCTGCTTCAGGCTGCCGACGTGAAGTCGCACGAGGCGGTGCTCGACGTCGCCTGTGCGACCGGCTACTCGACCGCGGTTCTCGCCCGCCTCGCCTCGGCGGTGGTGGCGCTGGAGGATCAGCCGGAACTCGCCGAACAGGCGGGGGAGCTCCTCGATCAGCTGGGGGTCAGCAATGCCGCCGTGGTTTCGGGCCCGGTGGCGGAGGGTTACGCTGCCCAGGCTCCCTACGATGTGATCGTCGTGGAAGGCGCGCTGGAAGTGGAGCCCAAGGCGCTGCTGGACCAGCTTGCCGATGGCGGCCGTCTGGTCGCGGTCATGAACGACGAAGGTCGCGTCGGCCGCGCAACGATTTTCACCAATTATGCCGGTGCAATCGCCCGCCGCACCCTGTTCGATGCCTCGACGCCGCACATCGCCGCCTTCCGCAAGAAAGTCGGCTTCGTTTTCTGA
- a CDS encoding 3-(methylthio)propionyl-CoA ligase, with protein MRGQMMDTQLLIAPLIRNAARFHGDVEIVSRTCEGPIHRYTYADAYKRVQQLANALASRFGIAMGDRVGTLAWNGYRHFEAYFAVSGMGAILHTINPRLFLEQIEYIVNHAEDRVILVDLTFVPIIEKLIGKIPTVEAVVVMTDRANMPETSIPNAICYEELIADQSDSYDFPTFDENTASSLCYTSGTTGNPKGVLYSHRSNVLHSYGVCMTDTLGISATDAVLPVVPMFHVNAWGLPYACPMVGAKLIFPGPRLDGPGLAELIEMERPTVLAGVPTVWLALLNHLDEIGRRMDGVRIAVVGGSAAPESMIRKFQEKHGTFLLHAWGMTELSPIGTACTFKAKHLSLDQEAKYKLQTKIGKPAYGVEMRITDDEGNELPNDGVAFGHLKVRGPWVLKSYFRRDDENILDEDGWFDTGDIATVDQDGYAQIVDRAKDVIKSGGEWISSIDLENAAVGHPDVKEAAVIGVAHPKWQERPLLLVIRREGATLDKQGMLDYLETKVVKWWLPDDVIFVEELPHTATGKLLKLKLREAYGDWLMKQAG; from the coding sequence ATGCGCGGCCAGATGATGGACACGCAGCTTCTGATCGCACCGCTGATCAGGAACGCCGCCAGGTTTCACGGCGACGTGGAGATCGTGTCACGGACCTGCGAAGGCCCCATCCACCGCTACACCTATGCGGACGCCTATAAGCGCGTGCAGCAGCTTGCGAATGCCTTGGCCTCGCGCTTCGGCATCGCCATGGGCGACCGCGTCGGCACCCTGGCATGGAACGGCTATCGCCATTTCGAGGCCTATTTTGCGGTGTCGGGCATGGGTGCAATCCTGCACACGATCAACCCGCGCCTGTTCCTTGAGCAGATCGAGTACATCGTCAATCATGCCGAAGACCGGGTCATCCTGGTCGACCTGACCTTCGTCCCGATCATCGAAAAGCTGATCGGCAAGATCCCGACGGTCGAGGCCGTGGTCGTCATGACCGACCGGGCCAACATGCCCGAAACCTCGATCCCGAATGCGATCTGCTATGAAGAGCTGATCGCGGATCAGTCTGACAGCTATGACTTCCCGACCTTCGACGAGAACACCGCCTCGTCGCTGTGCTACACCTCGGGCACCACGGGCAACCCCAAGGGCGTGCTCTATTCCCACCGCTCGAACGTGCTGCATTCCTACGGCGTGTGCATGACCGACACGCTCGGCATCTCGGCGACCGATGCCGTGCTGCCGGTGGTGCCGATGTTCCATGTCAATGCCTGGGGCCTTCCCTATGCCTGCCCGATGGTCGGGGCCAAGCTGATCTTCCCCGGGCCGCGGCTGGACGGCCCCGGCCTGGCCGAGTTGATCGAGATGGAGCGCCCGACGGTGCTGGCCGGCGTGCCGACCGTGTGGCTCGCCCTGCTCAACCATCTGGACGAGATCGGCCGGCGCATGGACGGCGTGCGCATCGCCGTGGTCGGTGGCTCGGCTGCGCCTGAGTCGATGATCCGTAAGTTCCAGGAAAAGCACGGCACCTTCCTGCTCCATGCCTGGGGCATGACCGAACTCAGCCCGATCGGCACCGCCTGCACCTTCAAGGCCAAGCACCTGTCGCTGGATCAGGAGGCGAAGTACAAGCTTCAGACCAAGATCGGCAAGCCGGCCTATGGCGTCGAAATGCGGATCACCGACGACGAAGGCAATGAACTCCCCAATGACGGTGTCGCCTTCGGCCATCTGAAGGTTCGCGGTCCCTGGGTTCTCAAATCCTATTTCCGCCGGGATGACGAGAACATCCTCGACGAGGACGGCTGGTTCGATACCGGCGACATCGCGACGGTCGATCAGGACGGCTATGCCCAGATCGTCGACCGCGCCAAGGACGTGATCAAGTCGGGCGGTGAGTGGATCAGCTCGATCGATCTGGAGAACGCGGCGGTCGGCCATCCCGACGTCAAGGAAGCGGCCGTCATCGGCGTCGCTCATCCGAAGTGGCAGGAGCGCCCGCTGCTCCTGGTCATCCGGCGCGAAGGCGCGACGCTCGACAAGCAGGGCATGCTCGATTACCTGGAGACCAAGGTCGTGAAGTGGTGGCTGCCCGACGATGTGATTTTCGTCGAGGAGCTGCCCCACACCGCCACCGGAAAGCTGCTGAAGCTGAAGCTGCGTGAGGCCTATGGCGACTGGCTGATGAAGCAGGCCGGCTGA
- a CDS encoding TolC family outer membrane protein, whose protein sequence is MRRSVLAAVLAAGTMLATPFVASAESLQDALVSAYAGNPRIDAIRAQLRAVDENIPAALAGRRPQAQIQASAGRAGTSVQNSKTYGTDPRSVTLQVTQPVWTGGRVDAQLGQAEAQVLATREQVRAIEQDVLREAASTYGDVFRDRAVVDLNENNVRVLERQLQATRDRFEVGEVTRTDVAQAEARLASARADLTAAQGALASSEATYLRVIGRTPETLEPPRPFPDLPGTRADAIGRARDDNPSVRAARYTVDVAEQQVRSSEATRMPQVSVVGSHQRERDSSYALDRTEDSRIVAQVTVPLYQGGGEFAGIRQAKETRAQRRGELMTAERQAVEGATAAWEQLRSAQASIASLDAAVRAAEIALEGVREEAAVGARTTLDVLDAEQELFIARVNLVRAQRNVIVAGFELAAAVGALDIQAISADVPVYDPQDNYRKVRDAWWGTGD, encoded by the coding sequence GTGAGACGATCGGTACTCGCGGCGGTACTTGCCGCCGGAACCATGCTGGCGACGCCTTTTGTCGCGTCGGCTGAATCGCTCCAGGACGCGCTGGTCTCGGCCTATGCCGGCAATCCGCGCATCGATGCGATCCGCGCCCAGCTGCGCGCCGTCGACGAGAATATACCCGCAGCCCTGGCGGGCCGCAGGCCGCAGGCGCAGATTCAGGCCAGCGCCGGCCGCGCCGGAACCTCGGTCCAGAACAGCAAGACCTATGGCACCGATCCGCGCTCCGTCACCCTGCAGGTGACCCAGCCGGTCTGGACCGGCGGACGTGTGGATGCCCAGCTGGGCCAGGCCGAGGCACAGGTGCTCGCCACCCGCGAGCAGGTACGGGCAATCGAGCAGGATGTGCTGCGCGAAGCGGCATCGACCTATGGCGACGTTTTCCGTGACCGTGCCGTGGTCGACCTCAACGAGAACAATGTCCGCGTGCTGGAACGTCAGCTGCAGGCGACGCGCGACCGGTTTGAGGTGGGGGAGGTCACCCGTACCGACGTTGCCCAGGCCGAAGCCCGGCTGGCGAGTGCCCGGGCGGATCTGACGGCAGCCCAGGGGGCGCTGGCCAGTTCCGAGGCGACCTATCTGCGGGTCATCGGCCGCACACCCGAGACGCTTGAGCCACCGCGTCCTTTTCCCGACCTGCCCGGCACCCGTGCCGATGCCATCGGTCGGGCCCGCGACGACAATCCCTCGGTGCGGGCCGCCCGCTATACCGTCGACGTCGCCGAGCAGCAGGTGAGATCTTCGGAAGCGACGCGCATGCCGCAGGTGTCGGTGGTCGGCAGCCATCAGCGCGAGCGTGACAGCTCTTACGCGCTGGATCGGACCGAGGACAGCCGGATCGTCGCCCAGGTCACCGTGCCGCTTTATCAGGGCGGCGGCGAGTTCGCCGGTATCCGCCAGGCCAAGGAGACCCGGGCCCAGCGTCGCGGCGAGCTGATGACCGCTGAACGCCAGGCGGTCGAGGGCGCCACCGCCGCCTGGGAGCAGCTGCGCTCTGCCCAGGCCTCGATCGCCTCTCTGGATGCGGCCGTTCGCGCGGCCGAGATCGCGCTTGAAGGCGTGCGCGAGGAGGCGGCCGTCGGTGCCCGCACGACGCTCGACGTGCTCGACGCCGAACAGGAACTCTTCATCGCCCGGGTCAATCTGGTTCGGGCGCAGCGCAACGTCATCGTTGCCGGTTTCGAGCTGGCAGCGGCCGTCGGTGCACTCGACATCCAGGCGATTTCCGCCGACGTACCCGTCTACGACCCCCAGGACAATTACCGCAAGGTACGTGATGCCTGGTGGGGGACGGGCGACTGA
- a CDS encoding sulfite exporter TauE/SafE family protein, whose product MYVVHDLSGLALLAGAAFVAGVLNALAGGGSFLTLPALIQAGIPPVMANATGTVALLPGYVGSCWGYRAEMGTVFRGRRPWPLLVAALLGGLVGAGLLVVTPDDVFRGLVPWLLAAATLLFAAGDRLARALTRMGAGGPAQLVAGLFLVSAYGGYFNGGVGILLLALFTVMGIADLNAANALKNLMSVVLTAIAVIAYAAAGVVAWQPAAVMAVAAVAGGIAGARLGRRIPRPWLKAVVITIGVAMTIAFFRAG is encoded by the coding sequence ATGTACGTCGTCCATGATCTGTCCGGCCTGGCCCTGCTGGCCGGCGCGGCCTTCGTTGCCGGTGTGCTGAACGCGCTGGCCGGCGGCGGCAGTTTTCTGACCTTGCCGGCATTGATCCAGGCCGGCATTCCGCCAGTCATGGCCAATGCCACGGGCACCGTGGCCCTGCTGCCCGGCTATGTCGGCAGCTGCTGGGGCTATCGCGCCGAGATGGGCACGGTTTTCCGTGGCCGCAGGCCCTGGCCGCTGCTGGTCGCCGCCCTGCTGGGCGGGCTGGTGGGGGCGGGGCTGCTGGTGGTGACGCCGGACGATGTGTTCCGCGGGCTGGTGCCCTGGCTGCTGGCGGCGGCCACCCTGCTGTTCGCAGCCGGTGACCGCCTTGCCCGCGCACTCACCCGCATGGGAGCGGGCGGCCCGGCACAGTTGGTTGCGGGGCTGTTCCTGGTTTCGGCCTATGGCGGCTATTTCAACGGCGGAGTCGGCATTCTGCTGCTGGCGCTGTTCACCGTCATGGGCATTGCCGATCTGAACGCGGCCAATGCGCTCAAGAACCTGATGTCGGTGGTTCTGACCGCCATCGCCGTCATCGCTTATGCCGCGGCCGGTGTGGTCGCCTGGCAGCCGGCCGCGGTGATGGCGGTAGCGGCGGTGGCAGGCGGCATTGCCGGTGCCCGGCTCGGCCGCCGCATTCCGCGGCCCTGGCTGAAGGCGGTGGTCATCACCATCGGCGTGGCGATGACCATCGCCTTCTTCCGGGCCGGCTGA
- a CDS encoding SCP2 sterol-binding domain-containing protein, with protein sequence MSTDDLVRRMQEKAARGGALGATVKFELEDGTIFIDGRSTPAEVSAADREADCTIRCSAETLDRLMTGDLSATMAFMTGKLKVEGDMAVAMKLSSIL encoded by the coding sequence ATGAGCACAGACGATCTGGTCCGGCGTATGCAGGAAAAGGCAGCCAGGGGCGGTGCCCTTGGGGCGACCGTGAAGTTCGAGCTTGAGGACGGCACGATCTTCATTGACGGCCGGTCCACCCCTGCCGAGGTTTCAGCGGCGGATCGGGAGGCCGATTGCACCATTCGCTGTTCGGCGGAAACCCTGGACCGGCTGATGACCGGCGATCTGTCGGCGACCATGGCCTTCATGACCGGCAAGCTGAAGGTCGAAGGCGACATGGCGGTGGCGATGAAGCTGTCGTCCATTCTCTGA
- a CDS encoding DUF2497 domain-containing protein produces the protein MTDRTQNQEPSMEEILASIRRIIAEEDGEEGGAAAPAAAGGASQPRDDREDVLDLIDVVEPDPFDDPAPEPEPDPRGGNDFDDDDFGPGPSFAAAADDDLFDDEPARPAAPAADPWDALQDDEDDGFASEPDPEPEPEPAPAPAPAPRPAPAPRPAAADGDGLMSQAASAATVAAFATLGQALTGAGQNEGRPQAAFGGRTLEELVADILRPLLKDWLDQNLPPMVERLVREEIQRLAERSLRS, from the coding sequence ATGACCGACAGGACTCAAAACCAGGAACCGTCGATGGAGGAAATTCTCGCCTCCATCCGGCGCATCATCGCCGAAGAGGACGGTGAAGAGGGTGGTGCCGCGGCACCGGCTGCAGCCGGTGGCGCGTCGCAGCCGCGCGACGATCGCGAGGACGTGCTCGATCTGATCGATGTGGTCGAGCCCGATCCCTTCGACGATCCGGCGCCCGAACCCGAACCCGATCCGCGTGGCGGCAACGATTTCGACGACGACGATTTCGGCCCCGGCCCCAGCTTTGCGGCCGCTGCCGATGACGATCTTTTCGACGACGAGCCGGCCAGACCCGCGGCACCCGCGGCCGATCCCTGGGATGCGCTTCAGGACGACGAGGATGACGGCTTCGCGTCTGAACCGGATCCTGAGCCCGAACCGGAACCTGCGCCGGCACCCGCACCGGCCCCCCGGCCTGCGCCGGCTCCCCGGCCTGCGGCCGCGGATGGGGACGGGCTGATGTCTCAGGCGGCGAGTGCAGCCACGGTTGCAGCCTTTGCGACGCTGGGCCAGGCCCTGACGGGTGCCGGGCAGAATGAAGGGCGGCCCCAGGCCGCCTTTGGTGGCCGGACGCTGGAAGAGCTGGTTGCCGACATCCTGCGTCCCCTGCTCAAGGACTGGCTGGACCAGAACCTGCCGCCGATGGTGGAACGTCTGGTACGTGAGGAAATCCAGCGGCTCGCGGAACGCTCGCTGCGTTCATGA